One genomic region from Sphingobacterium sp. UGAL515B_05 encodes:
- the uvrA gene encoding excinuclease ABC subunit UvrA yields MAVKRSPDLGEQSEVQVFGARAHNLKNIDVSFPRNELVVITGLSGSGKSSLAFDTIYAEGQRRYMETFSAYSRQFLGGMERPDVDKISGLSPVISIEQKTTSKNPRSTVGTITEVYDFMRLLFARAGEAFSYVTGKKMERMSDDQVIERILTEFEGQALNILAPVVKGRKGHYRELFEQIRKQGYVKVRVDGEILDLVPKMQVDRYKIHDIEIVVDRLKIEREDKKRLQTSVMQAMKTAKGIIKVSTKDNQEQFYSRYLMDAESGISYDEPQPNTFSFNSPYGACPTCDGLGYIFEIDKNAVIPDKKLSIQKGGLAPLGPTRENWTSEVLKAVAKKLDFTITTPLEKLTEEQIDQLLFGNKEEPIVVTVSYGSYGTREYRVEFEGIFKMLEEFSGKSSDEAPSLDDFRTKVTCPTCAGARLKKESLHFKIADKNIHELSTMDITSIKEWFDQVESKLDERQLIIATEILKEIRARLGFLLDVGLNYLTLDRTAKTLSGGEAQRIRLATQIGSQLVNVLYILDEPSIGLHQRDNERLINALKNLRDIGNSVLVVEHDKEMILHADHVIDMGPAAGVHGGTVVAEGTPTEILKSDSLTAAYLNGTKEVKIPEKRREGNGKTLSLHGATGHNLKNLSVSFPLGKLIVVSGVSGSGKSSLITGTLYPILNKHFFRAKATPLPFKKIEGLEHIDKVIEIDQSPIGRTPRSNPSTYTGVFSDIRTLFVQLPEAKIRGYKPGRFSFNVKGGRCETCQGAGLKVIEMNFLPDVQVPCETCHGKRYNRETLEVRYKGKSISDVLDMSINDAVDFFENVPSIYRKIKTLQDVGLGYITLGQSSTTLSGGEAQRVKLATELSKKDTGNTFYILDEPTTGLHFEDVNVLMGVINRLVGRGNTILIIEHNLDVVKSADWVIDIGPEGGKNGGQVLFEGTPENLIKNNKSETARFLKLEM; encoded by the coding sequence ATGGCAGTAAAAAGAAGCCCAGATTTGGGCGAACAAAGTGAAGTTCAGGTATTTGGAGCGCGTGCGCATAATCTAAAAAATATAGATGTTTCTTTTCCGAGAAATGAATTGGTTGTTATCACAGGTCTAAGTGGCAGCGGAAAGTCTTCTCTGGCTTTTGACACCATTTATGCCGAAGGACAACGTCGGTATATGGAGACATTCAGTGCCTACAGCCGTCAGTTTTTGGGTGGCATGGAACGTCCGGATGTGGACAAAATATCGGGCTTAAGCCCAGTGATCTCCATTGAGCAGAAAACAACTAGCAAAAACCCAAGATCCACTGTTGGAACTATTACTGAGGTGTATGATTTTATGCGTCTACTATTTGCCCGAGCAGGAGAAGCTTTCTCTTATGTGACTGGGAAGAAAATGGAGCGTATGTCGGACGATCAGGTTATCGAACGGATTTTGACTGAATTTGAAGGACAGGCGCTGAACATCCTGGCTCCAGTGGTTAAGGGGCGTAAAGGCCACTACCGTGAGTTGTTTGAACAAATCCGCAAGCAAGGCTATGTGAAGGTACGTGTGGATGGAGAAATATTGGACCTTGTTCCTAAAATGCAGGTTGACCGCTACAAAATACACGATATTGAAATCGTCGTAGATCGTCTGAAAATAGAGCGTGAAGATAAAAAGCGCTTACAGACTTCCGTGATGCAGGCGATGAAAACAGCGAAAGGTATCATCAAGGTCTCCACCAAAGATAATCAGGAGCAATTCTATAGCCGTTATCTCATGGATGCCGAATCAGGGATCTCTTATGATGAGCCACAGCCAAATACCTTCTCATTCAACTCCCCATATGGTGCGTGTCCTACATGTGATGGTTTGGGCTATATTTTTGAAATTGATAAGAATGCCGTTATCCCGGATAAAAAACTAAGTATTCAAAAAGGTGGTTTGGCCCCTTTGGGACCTACCCGGGAAAATTGGACTTCGGAAGTATTGAAAGCTGTCGCAAAAAAATTAGATTTTACCATTACAACACCGCTTGAAAAACTAACTGAAGAACAGATTGACCAGCTTTTATTTGGCAATAAGGAAGAGCCTATCGTTGTCACGGTATCTTATGGAAGTTATGGCACACGTGAATATCGTGTTGAATTTGAAGGAATCTTTAAGATGCTGGAAGAGTTTTCGGGAAAATCATCGGATGAAGCGCCTTCTTTAGATGACTTCAGAACGAAAGTGACCTGTCCAACCTGTGCGGGAGCACGTCTGAAAAAAGAGTCTTTACATTTTAAAATTGCGGATAAAAATATCCATGAGCTCTCAACGATGGACATTACATCCATCAAAGAATGGTTTGATCAGGTAGAAAGCAAACTTGATGAACGCCAGCTCATTATTGCAACGGAGATATTAAAGGAAATCCGTGCACGTTTGGGCTTCCTGCTGGACGTCGGCCTAAATTACTTGACCTTGGACCGTACAGCTAAAACACTTTCGGGGGGTGAAGCACAGCGGATCCGTCTGGCCACACAGATTGGTTCTCAACTGGTGAATGTACTTTATATTCTGGATGAACCGAGTATTGGGCTCCATCAGCGGGACAACGAACGTTTGATCAATGCGCTTAAAAACCTACGCGATATTGGCAATTCGGTCCTTGTTGTAGAACATGATAAAGAAATGATCCTACATGCCGACCATGTGATCGACATGGGACCTGCTGCAGGCGTTCATGGTGGTACTGTCGTTGCCGAAGGTACACCAACAGAAATCCTAAAATCCGACTCTTTAACAGCAGCTTACCTCAACGGGACAAAAGAGGTTAAGATTCCTGAGAAACGCCGTGAGGGCAATGGAAAAACATTGTCATTACACGGAGCAACCGGACATAACTTAAAAAACCTGTCTGTCTCTTTTCCATTAGGAAAACTCATTGTTGTATCGGGTGTTTCAGGTTCGGGTAAATCAAGCCTAATCACAGGTACTTTATACCCGATTTTGAATAAGCATTTTTTCAGAGCCAAAGCAACCCCACTGCCTTTCAAAAAAATTGAAGGGCTAGAACATATTGACAAAGTCATCGAGATCGACCAGAGTCCTATCGGCCGCACACCGCGGTCAAACCCTTCGACCTATACTGGTGTATTTTCGGATATCAGAACCTTGTTTGTGCAGCTTCCAGAAGCTAAGATCAGGGGCTATAAGCCCGGAAGATTTTCCTTTAACGTCAAAGGTGGTCGTTGTGAAACCTGTCAGGGAGCCGGATTGAAAGTAATTGAAATGAATTTCCTCCCCGATGTACAGGTTCCTTGTGAAACATGTCACGGAAAACGCTACAACCGAGAAACTTTAGAGGTACGCTATAAGGGAAAATCCATTTCCGATGTACTTGATATGAGCATCAACGATGCTGTGGATTTCTTCGAAAATGTACCGAGTATTTACCGAAAGATCAAAACTCTGCAGGATGTAGGTTTGGGTTATATCACCTTAGGACAGTCCTCGACAACCTTATCGGGAGGCGAGGCACAACGGGTAAAATTGGCGACTGAACTTTCTAAAAAAGACACCGGAAATACATTCTATATCCTTGATGAACCGACAACAGGCCTTCACTTTGAAGATGTCAATGTCCTTATGGGGGTTATCAATCGCCTTGTCGGGCGCGGGAATACTATTTTGATCATCGAGCACAACCTTGATGTCGTTAAATCGGCTGATTGGGTCATTGATATCGGTCCCGAAGGTGGCAAAAATGGTGGTCAGGTCCTATTTGAAGGAACACCTGAAAACTTAATTAAAAATAATAAAAGCGAAACAGCACGTTTCTTAAAATTGGAAATGTAA
- a CDS encoding response regulator transcription factor: MNKILLVEDDPDFGFMLKQYLELSAFAIDWIAQPNDLTENFQQLADYDLVILDVMLPQISGFSLAKEINARYPALPFIFLTAKEQKIDKLTGLKIGADDYVTKPCDPEELLLRIQNILKRNQKNSTPKSIAIGSYLFHPEQLLLSHTLEQFKLTEREAQLLLFLWQHNGQLVTREEILEKVWGTADFFTGRSMDVFITRIRKYLSLDPNLTISSNRGVGFTIQF; this comes from the coding sequence ATGAATAAAATATTACTCGTTGAAGATGACCCCGATTTTGGTTTTATGCTCAAGCAGTACCTTGAGCTATCCGCATTTGCCATAGACTGGATAGCGCAGCCCAATGATCTGACGGAAAATTTCCAGCAGCTAGCCGATTACGATCTGGTGATACTGGATGTTATGCTTCCTCAAATCAGTGGTTTTAGCCTCGCCAAAGAAATCAATGCACGATACCCTGCTTTACCCTTTATCTTTTTAACAGCCAAGGAGCAAAAAATAGATAAACTCACGGGACTAAAAATCGGTGCCGATGATTATGTCACTAAACCTTGTGATCCCGAGGAACTATTGCTTCGCATACAAAATATATTAAAGCGGAATCAGAAAAATAGTACTCCAAAATCGATCGCCATCGGGAGCTATCTATTCCATCCCGAACAATTATTATTAAGCCATACTTTGGAACAATTTAAGCTCACTGAACGTGAAGCCCAACTTCTCCTCTTTCTATGGCAACACAATGGCCAGCTTGTCACGCGTGAAGAAATCCTTGAAAAGGTATGGGGAACTGCAGATTTCTTTACAGGAAGGAGCATGGATGTCTTTATTACCCGAATCCGCAAATATTTAAGCCTGGATCCCAATCTGACCATCAGTTCGAATAGAGGTGTCGGATTTACGATTCAATTTTAA
- a CDS encoding endonuclease/exonuclease/phosphatase family protein: MKKKRSLGQAIVVTRLMDKRTFLRRKLGFISKTMFLANVLAIVTLLMSYSATFINPKSFWPIAFMGLGYLPILLINIGFIFYWLLRKRKIALYSLVTILIGWPFLTKHWNIRKENSPVSSETRTLRIMTFNAHLFKKVNDEKKNFKADVVRIIDSISPDVICFQEYISKIKGKHVFSEEFKDKLGYDYFFFEPSSKNDYEAYGMAVLSRFPIYDSGTIRDNDYGINRISYVDIKKQDTLIRIYNIHLRSFALQNEDKEFIQNLSNTNESDNSRTRKLSRKLKNAFELRSEQAHSLKKHMNECQYPYIAVGDFNDTPMSYSVNLIGDGLYNAFKEKGNGWGVTHHALLPIFQIDYIFASQKFQVMNYQIVKQKLSDHYPVWSDLRLKP, translated from the coding sequence ATGAAAAAGAAACGCTCTTTAGGGCAAGCAATAGTGGTGACAAGGTTGATGGATAAAAGGACATTTTTAAGAAGAAAACTGGGCTTTATAAGTAAAACAATGTTCCTGGCAAATGTGCTTGCGATCGTTACATTACTTATGAGCTATTCGGCGACCTTCATAAATCCTAAATCTTTTTGGCCCATTGCATTTATGGGCTTAGGCTATCTTCCGATCCTCCTTATCAATATTGGATTTATCTTTTATTGGCTACTCCGCAAACGGAAAATTGCTCTTTATTCACTCGTTACAATCCTCATTGGATGGCCTTTTTTAACTAAACATTGGAACATTCGCAAAGAGAATTCCCCTGTTTCTTCCGAGACACGTACCCTTCGCATCATGACCTTCAACGCCCATTTGTTCAAAAAGGTAAATGATGAGAAAAAAAATTTTAAAGCCGATGTCGTCCGTATTATTGACAGCATCTCTCCCGATGTGATCTGCTTTCAGGAATATATTAGCAAGATTAAAGGAAAACATGTGTTCTCCGAGGAATTCAAAGATAAACTGGGCTATGATTATTTTTTCTTTGAACCTAGTTCTAAAAACGATTACGAGGCGTATGGAATGGCTGTCCTGTCCCGCTTCCCAATCTATGATTCAGGTACCATCAGAGACAACGATTACGGAATCAACCGGATTAGTTATGTCGATATCAAAAAACAGGATACACTGATTCGCATCTATAATATACATCTCCGTTCTTTTGCGCTTCAAAATGAAGACAAGGAATTTATCCAAAATCTGTCCAATACGAATGAATCGGATAATTCGAGGACACGTAAATTGAGCCGTAAACTTAAGAATGCCTTCGAGCTTCGTAGCGAACAGGCGCATTCGTTAAAGAAACACATGAATGAATGTCAATATCCTTATATTGCTGTAGGTGATTTTAATGATACGCCAATGAGCTACTCGGTCAATCTCATTGGAGACGGGCTGTACAATGCATTTAAGGAGAAAGGTAATGGCTGGGGAGTAACCCATCATGCCCTCCTTCCGATATTCCAGATCGATTATATTTTTGCCAGCCAGAAATTTCAGGTGATGAACTATCAGATTGTCAAACAGAAATTGTCGGATCATTATCCTGTATGGTCTGATCTTAGACTTAAACCTTAG
- a CDS encoding rhomboid family intramembrane serine protease produces the protein MFPQLTPVIKNLLIINIIFYIGSQLVPVAYDYLAVYYPDSPYFKIWQVITHMFMHDKNSISHIFFNMFSLVMFGPMIEQVLGSKRFLNFYLVSGIGAWFLYTAVNGIQLYNATGSFAPLHGISGNELIAMANTGNNEALTYLIPMLGASGAIYGVLLAFAYLFPNIPLQFLFIPVPVKAKYMIGGFILIEIYMSLSRPGDSVAHLAHVGGALFGYLLLKLWKIRKGIY, from the coding sequence ATGTTTCCACAATTGACACCTGTTATCAAGAATTTATTGATCATCAATATCATATTTTATATTGGATCACAACTTGTACCTGTAGCATATGATTATCTTGCGGTCTATTATCCGGACTCCCCTTATTTTAAAATCTGGCAGGTGATCACGCATATGTTTATGCACGACAAGAACAGTATTAGCCATATTTTCTTCAATATGTTTTCCCTGGTTATGTTCGGTCCTATGATTGAGCAGGTACTTGGGTCAAAACGTTTTTTAAATTTCTATCTGGTTTCGGGAATCGGTGCCTGGTTTCTTTATACAGCTGTAAATGGTATACAACTCTATAATGCGACAGGTTCTTTCGCTCCACTTCACGGCATAAGCGGAAACGAACTTATTGCGATGGCCAATACCGGAAATAATGAAGCCCTAACTTACCTCATTCCGATGTTGGGGGCCTCAGGAGCCATTTATGGTGTTCTATTGGCATTTGCCTATCTTTTTCCAAACATACCGCTTCAATTTTTGTTTATTCCTGTACCAGTCAAAGCAAAGTATATGATCGGTGGATTTATCCTCATCGAAATTTATATGAGCTTGTCTAGACCAGGGGATTCTGTGGCTCACCTGGCTCATGTCGGTGGTGCACTATTTGGCTATCTACTGCTTAAACTGTGGAAGATTAGAAAAGGAATTTATTAA
- a CDS encoding DUF2157 domain-containing protein gives MRKYDVSKQEKQSIDDIVQFWKKENLLDEQKANELMDSLDVKSFDWGQLARYAFWIALASLVFAVFSLFTDASFLALVDTLYEAPNILFCFFFAAVAVLFYTLGFRYKKRYPYKNLSTETMMLIGVFGTAACIGFMGKVLDKDTMHYSLLFLLSVAIYGFLAVKLESKLIWTFMLLALGVWFATETAYHSNWGFKFWGMNYPLRFTIFGALTTALAVWIQPRFERLQIFQPISYIVGLIYLMVSLWTLSIFGNYADFYEWTTVRQYHMFYWGILSTAVSVFLVVYGLKAKDNVSREVGFVFLVLNIYTRYVEYLWDNINRAVFFLILAVSFWFVGRWAEKLWNKRKEEIAG, from the coding sequence ATGCGAAAATACGACGTCAGCAAACAAGAGAAACAATCGATCGACGATATTGTCCAGTTTTGGAAGAAAGAGAACTTATTGGATGAACAAAAAGCGAACGAGCTGATGGATAGTTTAGACGTGAAAAGTTTTGATTGGGGACAACTGGCTAGATATGCCTTTTGGATTGCCTTGGCATCTCTGGTCTTCGCTGTTTTTTCGTTGTTTACAGATGCATCATTCTTGGCCCTTGTGGATACCCTCTATGAAGCACCTAATATCCTATTTTGCTTCTTTTTCGCTGCCGTGGCTGTATTATTCTATACGCTGGGTTTTCGGTATAAGAAACGCTATCCTTATAAAAATCTATCCACGGAAACCATGATGCTGATTGGGGTTTTCGGAACTGCGGCCTGCATCGGGTTTATGGGTAAAGTATTGGATAAAGATACGATGCACTATTCCCTATTATTTTTACTCTCTGTGGCAATTTATGGCTTTCTTGCCGTTAAGCTCGAGAGTAAGCTGATTTGGACGTTTATGCTTTTGGCCTTGGGTGTATGGTTTGCGACCGAGACTGCCTATCATAGTAATTGGGGATTTAAGTTTTGGGGAATGAATTACCCACTGCGTTTTACCATTTTTGGGGCACTGACAACCGCGTTGGCTGTTTGGATTCAACCCAGGTTTGAAAGGCTACAAATCTTTCAGCCCATCAGTTATATTGTGGGATTGATCTATCTGATGGTATCCTTGTGGACCCTTTCTATTTTTGGAAATTATGCTGATTTCTATGAATGGACGACTGTACGTCAATACCATATGTTCTACTGGGGTATTTTATCCACTGCCGTGTCGGTATTTCTGGTTGTCTACGGCTTAAAAGCGAAAGATAATGTCAGCAGGGAAGTAGGCTTTGTATTTTTAGTGCTCAATATCTATACCCGTTATGTCGAGTATCTCTGGGATAATATCAATAGAGCAGTATTCTTTTTGATTTTGGCCGTGTCCTTTTGGTTTGTCGGCCGTTGGGCAGAGAAATTATGGAACAAACGGAAGGAAGAGATTGCTGGATAA
- a CDS encoding rhomboid family intramembrane serine protease encodes MNNIGLKDFWRQTYKTGSPVPLVISIQVCLFVLIYFLDLLFELKIVPQSFLEPIVRRLSLPGNFSAFIAQPWSLITSNFVYVKLLTILFDSLWLYWVGQIFFTFLNKRQFLFVYIASWLLGSVLYVGFGSLIPVSDSVQLMGGSLPLAAVLAAIVTLVPKYELRLLLIGTVKLKLVAIIYFGLEFLALTLTNRPAAISYFAVILFGMGFTYALKSGMDWSTIFQKKLKKPAKMKVVVGNNIPTNRKHRYDLPNQDEIDAILDKISVSGYDSLTSHEKETLFRASNSGDKVDG; translated from the coding sequence ATGAATAACATCGGTTTAAAAGATTTTTGGAGACAAACCTATAAAACTGGATCGCCCGTACCTTTGGTGATCAGTATTCAGGTCTGTTTATTTGTCCTCATTTATTTTTTAGATCTACTCTTCGAATTAAAAATTGTACCACAAAGCTTTTTGGAGCCTATTGTACGTCGATTGAGTTTACCGGGTAATTTCTCAGCATTTATTGCACAACCTTGGTCATTAATCACATCGAATTTTGTTTACGTCAAGCTTCTGACCATACTTTTTGATAGTCTTTGGCTCTATTGGGTCGGTCAGATCTTTTTTACCTTCTTAAACAAGCGGCAATTTCTATTTGTCTATATCGCTTCGTGGCTGCTCGGCAGCGTTCTTTATGTGGGCTTTGGGTCACTTATTCCCGTTTCTGACAGCGTTCAGCTCATGGGCGGCTCTCTCCCGTTGGCAGCAGTATTGGCGGCAATTGTCACTTTGGTTCCCAAATATGAATTACGACTTCTGCTGATTGGTACTGTGAAACTAAAGTTGGTGGCTATCATTTATTTTGGATTGGAATTCCTTGCGCTTACCCTGACTAATCGACCAGCAGCCATTTCGTATTTTGCAGTTATACTTTTTGGAATGGGATTCACTTATGCGCTAAAATCGGGGATGGACTGGTCTACAATTTTTCAAAAAAAATTAAAGAAGCCTGCAAAAATGAAAGTCGTTGTAGGTAACAATATTCCGACAAATCGGAAACATCGTTATGACTTACCCAATCAGGACGAAATCGATGCTATCTTAGATAAAATTTCTGTTTCTGGCTACGACAGTCTAACGAGCCATGAAAAAGAAACGCTCTTTAGGGCAAGCAATAGTGGTGACAAGGTTGATGGATAA
- the mutL gene encoding DNA mismatch repair endonuclease MutL produces MSDIIQLLPDNVANQIAAGEVVQRPASAIKELIENAIDAGADKIKLIVKDAGKSLIQVIDNGCGMSVTDARLCFERHATSKIRKAEDLFAIRTMGFRGEAMASIAAIAQVELKTRRIEDELGTVVEIEGSKVVNQYPEAVAAGTNILVKNLFYNIPARRNFLKSNSVEMRHIIDEFQRIALSNPQIFLTLHSDGNEIYHLPAETLKQRIVHIFGNNYNQRLVPVEEDTSIIKVEGFVGKPEFAKKTRGEQFFFVNKRFVRDPYLHHAVMNAYEDILQAETFPFYVLFIDIDPARIDINVHPTKTEIKYEDDKAIYAIIRSAVKRSLGRYNIMPSLDFEQETSFTNLITKKALDEIIVPTVTFNPDFNPFDTDKSTSGSSYTRSESYAEGLSKKTGGIPSNWDSLYQIVEKEESVQLPLHAEPELHTDSSQAIQVEDKSSSKLFFQLHNKYIVSQIHSGFILIDQQAAHERILFEQFLAQLDQHKGLSQQSLFPQTLDLNAADNELMKDLLEDINGLGFQIREFGKNSYIIDGIPADLGTGFDEIKMIEKILEDYKNNQSEYKLAKRENLAKSLARNAAIKPGTALDNTAMAELVDRLFACHSPNISIYGNPVIVTFTLQELAEKFGKN; encoded by the coding sequence ATGTCGGATATTATTCAATTACTTCCAGATAATGTTGCTAATCAGATTGCGGCGGGAGAAGTGGTGCAGCGACCAGCGTCTGCCATTAAAGAATTGATTGAGAATGCTATTGATGCTGGAGCTGACAAAATAAAACTTATTGTTAAAGATGCAGGCAAGTCATTGATCCAGGTCATTGACAATGGCTGTGGCATGAGCGTAACTGATGCTCGTCTTTGTTTTGAACGTCACGCAACATCGAAAATTCGTAAGGCTGAAGACTTATTCGCTATCCGCACAATGGGTTTCCGTGGTGAAGCAATGGCTTCCATTGCTGCGATTGCACAGGTAGAGCTCAAAACACGCCGCATCGAAGATGAACTGGGTACTGTTGTTGAGATAGAGGGATCAAAAGTTGTCAACCAATATCCGGAAGCTGTTGCTGCCGGAACAAATATTTTAGTTAAAAATCTTTTTTACAATATTCCTGCACGAAGGAACTTTCTAAAGAGTAACTCCGTAGAAATGCGTCATATTATTGATGAATTTCAACGTATTGCTTTATCAAATCCACAGATTTTCCTAACCTTACATAGCGACGGAAATGAGATCTACCATTTGCCGGCTGAGACGCTGAAACAACGTATTGTCCATATTTTTGGCAACAATTACAATCAGCGACTTGTCCCTGTGGAAGAAGATACGTCCATCATCAAGGTAGAAGGTTTTGTTGGGAAACCTGAATTTGCAAAAAAAACACGTGGTGAACAGTTTTTCTTTGTCAACAAACGCTTTGTACGTGATCCATACCTGCACCATGCAGTCATGAATGCTTATGAAGATATTTTACAGGCCGAAACATTCCCTTTCTATGTCTTATTTATCGACATAGATCCTGCACGCATCGATATCAACGTACACCCTACCAAGACCGAAATTAAGTATGAAGACGATAAGGCTATTTACGCCATTATCCGTTCAGCCGTAAAAAGATCGTTGGGACGGTACAATATCATGCCATCTTTGGATTTTGAACAGGAAACGAGCTTCACCAATCTCATCACAAAAAAGGCATTGGATGAAATTATCGTTCCAACGGTAACTTTTAATCCGGACTTCAATCCATTTGATACAGACAAATCAACATCTGGCTCGAGCTACACGCGCTCAGAAAGCTATGCTGAAGGACTCAGTAAGAAAACAGGTGGCATACCAAGCAATTGGGATTCCTTGTACCAAATCGTCGAAAAGGAGGAATCTGTTCAGCTGCCACTACACGCGGAGCCGGAATTGCATACGGATAGCTCACAGGCCATTCAGGTCGAAGATAAGTCATCCTCAAAGCTCTTTTTTCAGCTCCATAATAAATATATTGTTTCTCAGATTCACTCTGGATTTATTCTAATTGATCAACAGGCTGCACATGAACGTATTCTCTTTGAACAATTTCTTGCGCAACTGGACCAACATAAAGGGCTGAGTCAACAAAGTTTGTTTCCACAGACTTTGGACCTAAATGCTGCAGATAATGAATTAATGAAAGACCTCCTGGAGGACATTAATGGCTTAGGCTTTCAAATTCGTGAATTTGGAAAAAATTCCTATATTATTGACGGAATCCCTGCAGACTTAGGGACAGGATTTGACGAAATAAAGATGATTGAGAAAATATTGGAGGATTACAAAAACAATCAATCTGAGTATAAGCTCGCTAAGCGCGAAAATCTTGCTAAGAGCCTTGCCCGTAATGCGGCCATTAAACCTGGTACCGCGTTGGACAATACAGCAATGGCAGAGCTTGTGGACAGACTTTTTGCTTGTCACTCACCCAATATCTCCATCTATGGGAATCCTGTAATTGTAACATTTACATTGCAAGAATTAGCGGAAAAATTTGGTAAAAACTAG
- a CDS encoding HAMP domain-containing sensor histidine kinase: MELKPKSYIVLFTLFFAVLIGIQGYQLYNTYQLKQRDIFATVKSKLGKLHDNDKLFDDDLMSKDIARDYYIKLVKHEITAEKLKELYHANAHKTSQRLTRYVDSLFQPLGMEVILKKEILGIYFKNLEKQIAAGPITVYITNGTFRQPVELSSSEWITEKTETQKVKDSIQSREILYTFFVHRKTSFEVTNLNWILFKELTSLLLSTLFILAAFLWLFYRTIQNLRKQQKQITVLHDVVDNISHELKTPIATLKIAAKTLRKSTDESIITVIERQVNRLEQTLDPLHENLQTIDQPPVTRAELQAIFDDFQLTNPTITFQLSPLPDGKLCLSPNDATTLFQNLMNNAVKYGATWINIFFEDQKGKLSVYIQDNGYGMEESELPYIFDKFYRIQKDNVHDTKGLGIGLFLVKKIVDRYHGQLSVTSIPNVGTTFKIQLPHALVPSSEI; the protein is encoded by the coding sequence ATGGAATTGAAACCCAAAAGTTATATCGTCCTCTTTACGTTATTTTTTGCCGTACTTATTGGCATACAGGGGTATCAATTGTACAATACCTATCAGCTCAAACAGCGTGATATTTTTGCCACTGTGAAAAGTAAGCTGGGCAAGCTTCATGACAACGACAAGCTTTTTGATGATGATTTAATGAGCAAGGACATTGCTAGAGACTACTACATCAAATTGGTTAAACATGAGATAACGGCCGAAAAATTAAAGGAGTTATACCACGCAAATGCCCATAAAACATCCCAAAGGCTCACGCGATATGTCGACAGCCTATTTCAACCCTTGGGAATGGAAGTTATCCTGAAAAAGGAAATTTTGGGTATTTACTTCAAGAACCTAGAAAAACAAATCGCAGCAGGTCCTATCACTGTCTACATAACAAATGGAACGTTTCGTCAACCCGTAGAGCTCTCTTCAAGCGAATGGATAACAGAAAAAACAGAAACACAGAAAGTCAAAGACAGTATCCAAAGCCGGGAGATCCTATACACCTTTTTTGTTCACCGAAAAACTTCCTTTGAGGTAACGAATCTCAACTGGATATTGTTCAAAGAACTTACTTCGCTCCTATTGAGTACGTTATTTATTCTAGCCGCTTTTCTTTGGCTTTTTTATAGAACCATTCAGAATCTCAGAAAACAGCAGAAACAGATCACCGTACTGCACGATGTCGTCGACAATATTTCACATGAACTCAAAACACCTATTGCAACCCTGAAAATTGCCGCTAAAACACTTCGGAAATCAACAGACGAAAGCATTATAACGGTCATTGAGCGACAAGTAAACCGCTTGGAACAGACACTCGATCCGCTGCATGAAAATCTTCAAACAATTGATCAGCCTCCTGTTACCAGAGCAGAACTTCAAGCTATTTTCGACGACTTTCAATTGACCAATCCAACTATCACATTTCAATTAAGTCCCTTGCCTGACGGCAAACTATGCCTGAGCCCTAATGATGCGACAACACTATTTCAGAACCTGATGAACAATGCCGTAAAATATGGTGCAACTTGGATTAATATCTTTTTTGAGGATCAGAAAGGTAAACTCTCGGTTTATATACAGGATAACGGTTACGGCATGGAGGAGTCCGAGCTACCCTATATTTTCGACAAGTTTTACCGCATCCAAAAAGACAATGTTCACGACACCAAAGGCCTGGGAATCGGTCTTTTCCTTGTAAAAAAAATCGTCGATCGTTATCACGGACAGCTTAGTGTAACCAGCATACCCAATGTAGGGACTACGTTTAAAATCCAGCTGCCGCATGCGCTTGTCCCATCATCGGAAATATGA